The DNA region GTCCGGAGGTAGATCTCCAAGAGGTGAGCGGCGGCATCCAGTCCCAGGGTGTAACCACGCTCGGTCAGGGCCCGGCTCCAACGGGTGATTTGGTAGAGGTCGGATGACGAGGTTGGCCCGGTGTAGTGCAGTAGGAAGTCCCTGACCTGCGAAATCCCTGCCGAATCGCCCGCCAGGAGCAGCACGAACCCGATTCTAGCCGCGTCCCGCGACGACGCATTCGCCATGCTGTTCTTCAGGTGAGGCACCACTCGCGCTCGGAATTCGGGAATGGAGTCGCAGAGGATTCCGAACCTCTCCAGGACGTATTCGTCACGATCGGCCGCGAGCGGCAGCACGAGGCCGACGTTGTCGTCATTCAGCACGTGGGACAGGTCACCGAGCGCGTCGGCGCGTGCCTGCGTGTCCTTGGACATGAGACGGAGCTTGATGGTCGGGAGCCCTGTCGGGTCGTGGAACTTCGCGGCCAGCCAGGTGGCGGCGTGGGATCGAGTTCCCTCCGGGATGTCCGGGTCCCGGTAGAGGGCCCGGAGTACGTCGCGCGCGCGAGGACTTCCTTTGTTGCCAACGAGCCCTACGGCGGTGACATTTAGGAAGGACTGGTCATTCGAGTAGTGCTTCGTCGCCATTGCGACCAGGTAGGGCATTTGGTCGAAGTGTCCGAGCGCGTCGAGCTGGGATTGGTCGGCGTCAAGCTCATCCATGCCACACGAAGGAAGTGAGAGCTCGTGCTCGATTCTGGCCAGGAGGCTGAGGTCGAGGGTCGCCTGTGGCGGCTTGGCTTCCTTTGGGTGGGAGCGAGTGCCGGTGGCCTTCACTTGCCCGGCGGGCCGGGACCCACCCGTTGGACTCACGACTGCAATGCTCCGCGACGCGGTCTCCGCCCGCACCTGCGCTTCGATTCGAGTCCTGCTGCACGAGATCGGTGTGATGCTGGTCCCACCGGGGAAATAAACCGCAATCCGGGAGCAGTCGTCGTCGAAACCGACACCGTCAATGACCAGCGTGTCGCCGTCGTGAATTCCCGGACCTTCGGTCGCGGCGATCGAGTACACGGTCGGAGCGGCGTTCCGATCCGACACGAGGTAGTAGTAGGTCTCGCCGTCGTCCAGCACGGCGTCCCACACGGTACTCATGCGGTCGTTTCTGGTGACATAGGTGAGGCGTGTCGGCGCAGAAAAGTCCGCCGACTCGCTACGCGCCACCGAAAACGGCGCCGTCCCATCCGTCCAGTTCAGGACGATCACCCCGTTCCGGTGGTCCGCGCTCATCCTCAGGGTGCGTACATCGGGCGGCGGTATCGCCGGCAGAAGCTCGGCGGAAGCGTTCGCGGTGAGCAGCACCGCAACCCACGCGAGACAAGCCGCGTTCCATGGTACTGAGGGTGGGCGCACGACGCGAACCTCGAGGTCCGTCGATACCAGGGACAGTATAGGTTCCAGCGGCGGAGAGCGCAGCGTCGCGGATGTCAGAATCGGTCCAGGCGCCTCACCTCGCGGCAACGACGCCGGGGTCCCCAGCGTCAACGAAACCGTCGGCGACGGGGGCGCCGCCGAGACCCAACCGGCGGGAACTACCTAAGAGTCTGGGTGGCGTCGCGGTGTGTGGCGGGGCCGACGGGGCTCGAACCCGCGACCTCCGGAGTGACAGGACGTTTCGAAGGGGCGCTGTTTCAAGGTTTTCCTGGGGCGGCGCCCCGATTTGTGTCCCCCGCTTCCACAGGCGTCCACCGCTTCCACCGGCTTGCGTACGATCTGCGTACCCTCGGGACTGCTCCTCGTTTGCCAGGGCGGCGAAAGGCGACGTCATCAAGCTCACCCACCTGACCGGCACGCCGGTGGAGATGTCCGCGACGGTCGATTGATCCCCTTCGCTGCCCTGAATCGCAGGCAGGACCTGACCACCCGCGTTGATCCGCAGCTGCCAGACTCGCTGAACTCGACGGGGAGGTCGATCGCGCTGATCCCAAGCCGGATTCGGACGCCGCTCCCGATCGCTGCGAATCCCCGAGCGCACGGGAGCCGAGGAACGCCTCGGTTCGCGCCCGTCACGAGCGTGCGACGTCGATTAGTCGGGGCTTTCTGCGTGGTAGGACCGCGACTCGATCGCAGCGAGAACTCCGGGAGACCGTCGACGTCGCCGACGGCCGCGGTATAGTCCCACTAGCGGTAGAGGAGGTTCTGCCATGAGGATTCTCAGGCGAGTGCTCCTCATCCTGATCGTGGGCTCGGTTGGGCTCCAGCCCTTGATTGCCCGTAACCACGACGAAAGTCCTCCTGGGCTCCGACAGTTCCTCCGGAGCTTCGACGCCAAAGAGTCTCCCTGGCCGTCCGACTCACCAACGGTAGAGACGATTCTCGCCGCGGCTTGCGCGTCCAAGGCTGAGACCTGCGGAGCCCGGCGGGTATTGAGGGATCAGCTTGGAGTTCCAGACCCCCTCGCGGGTCCCGTGCTCGATGCCGTCCTGCTCTCGACGAGATTGAAGGATGAATCGCCGCAGGACCTCAGCGAGAAGCAGAAGGCCGATGTTCGGCGGTCGGTGAGTGCCTTCGAAGAGGCCGCCAGCCGGTCCGGCAACGCGATGCCAATCGTGCGATCGCTGTTGTGGGTCCACGATCGGTGGGGCGCAGCGCTCGGAAACGAGCCTGCCCCATTGCTGTCCTGGCTCAGAAAATCCGCGGATCCGGCAATGGCAGCGCTCGAAATCGCCCGAAGCGAGTGCGACAGCCTGAAGTGGAACGCGGCGAAACCAGCTCTCGCGATCGCGCTAACTTCCCGACCGGACAGCCCTGTGCTCCTGTATGCCCTGTCACGAGCCGTTGAGGCTCCCGACTACCGGATCGCATTGGCGCAGAAGGCCTACGAAGCGCTCGACGCCCCGGGTCACGACGTACCGCTCCCTGTGCGCGCACTCATCGCTCAGCAGTGGCTCGGCGCCCTCCTCGATGCCGGCCTGATCGACCAGGCCCTCGCCAGGTTTTCCGAGTGGCCCCCAGCCCATCGTGCGGGATTCCTCGGCGCAACCCGTGGAGAGGTGAAGTTCGAAATCGAAGGGCTGTCCGTTTCAGGCGAGTATCGGGATCTTCGGCTCGATCTATCGGCCGCCGCCGCTCTCCGGGGTGACACCGACACCGCGCAACAGTTGATGGCGAAGGTCAGTCCCGCTGCGGATCCGTCGCTCGAAGGAGCCAAGCCCAGCGTCGAGACTCAGCGGCTTGAGCTACTGGGGAGACTCCTGAAGCCGAAGGACGCCGATCCGTTCGAGATGTTCGTCCAGTTGCTTCGGAACGGCCAGTCCCCGTCAGGGTCCGACCCGCTCGCTGGAGCGACGTGGCGGCAAGCGCTCGCGCTACTCGCGGAGCGGGAGCGCTACCCGGAACTCTCCGGCTACATGTTGAGAAGGGCATCGATCGAGTTGGAGTGGTCCGAAGGCACACGCGAAATTGCGGATGCGGACCTCCCCGAGCGGGTGGTCTCCCGCGCCCACGCACTCGCGGACGCGATCGCCAACCTGCGCCAGGTCATGGACTCGAGGGCCGACGCCGCCTCGGGGCAGGAGGGAAACGCGGACGGTGCGGTGCGGCAAACGGTGTCCCGCTTGCTGAGATCCCCTCGACTCGCTCCCTTCAAAGAGCGGCCGTTGCCTCAGACGATCCCGCCCGTCCAGCTCTCGGAAAAGGAAGAGAAACGGCGTCTTCAGGAACAGCTCGCAGGGCTGATCCTTCCCGACGGGCTGGAACCCGTGCGGGTCGAACGAGAAGGAAAGCAGGTCGTTGCTGTCTGCGCGTCCCAGGATTTCGATCCGGTCGGCGAGCTGTCCCGCGGCGCCTATTGGGTGGTCCAATCCATGAACGGGGGCATGACATGGCAAGCCCCTTTGTACACGGGCCTCCGCATCACCATGCCCTACGTCGTGCCGTCGTTCTCGAACCTTCCGCTCACCTCCGCAGACGGTCTCCAGCTGGAAGTTGTGGTCCGAGAACTCGACACCAGTACCATCTTCTTCCCACCTATCGCATCTCGAATCAAGAGAGAGCAAAGCGGGGTCTTCCTCGAGATTCCCTGGAAGGAACTCGAACGGGACACCGACGGGGACGGCCTCACGGACCTCTCCGAAGAACGGCTGGTAACCGATCCGGAAAACCGTGACACCGACGGAGATGGGCTGGGCGACGCCGAGGATCCGATGCCGCAAGTTCCTCTCGAGTCATCGGTCGACGATCGGGCGGAGATACTGCAGCTTCTACTCAGGCAGGCCGCCGGCTCGGCTTCCCAGGCGATCATTCACGAGGCCAGGGGGTCTGCATCGCCATCGAACTCCATCGACGATCTTCTCGCCAACGCGAAGCGGGCGACGTTCACGGGACGGCAGACCTTATTCGTGGTTGCTGACCGCCGGATATTCCGTGGGGTTCTCCCCGACCGGCGGATCGTGGTGCTCAGGCCGGACGAGCACGAGGCGGCCATTAAGAAGTTCGGGCCGATCTTCGCGACCCGCATTTCTCTCCTGATCGTTGACAGGGCCAGCTACCATGCGTATGCCATCTGGGACGCCTCATGGAGAGGCGGCGAGGTGGAATTCCACAAGGTCGATGGGAAGTGGGTCGCCGGAGTCGAGAGCTTCTGGATCACCTAGGTGCTGGCCTGAAAGTTCGGCCTGACTCGCTGGAACCCCCAGGACGCGCGATCACTGGTTCTCTGGGTACAGCACTCCGTGCAGCGGCCTTCACGCCGAATCGGGAAACTCGGCATCGAGGATGGCGGCCACTCGCCTGCGAAGCTCCGGTACGAGGTCCGCGGCCGTGTGCCATACGATCGGCCAGTCCAGCCCGAAGTACTCGTGTACCACGAAGTTCCGGAACGCGACGATCTTGGCCCACGGGACCCCAGGATGCCGACTCCGGAAATCCTCGGGGAGTCTCGCGGCGGCCTCCCCGATGACCGTCAGCTCGTGAAGCACCGCCGCGCGGATTGTCACCTTGCCTACGAAGGCCTCCCGATCGCGCCCGGCCAAGTGGACGACGATGTTCTCCGCGGCCTCGACGATATCGAGAAGGTACAAGCGTTCAGGCCGCATACAAGACCTGAGCTTCGCCGAGGACTTCGCGCCGCAATACCGGCTTCAAGCCATCCTTCGGCACGAGGTCGACGGGTCGCTTGAACAACTCCGTTAGCTCCGCTTGGAGATCGATCAGCGTGAACAAGGTCACCGGCACGCCGTCCTCGAAGAGAACCAGGAGATCCACGTCGCTCTCTGGCCCGGCGTCCCCCCGTGCAGCAGAGCCGAACACCGCCAGCTCGCGAACGTGGTGTCGGGCGCAGATCGCAGCCAGGGCTTCCTCCGAGACCTTCAAGCGCTCCGCCGGGCTCATGGTCTTTCTCCCCTTCGCGAGACCCGCGGCAGGCCGCGTGGCCGCGGGCTCCGCGTGCTAACGCGCGTGGCCTAGTTTCGCACAAAGCCCCGCGGATCGTACAAGGTGCCGGGCGCATGCCTTCAGCGCGGTGGTGGGGAACCTAGAACTGGCGGGGCCGACGGGGCTCGAACCCGCGACCTCCGGAGTGACAGGACGTTACGAAGGGGCGCCGTTTCTAGGTTTTCGTCGGGCGGCGCCCCGATTTGGGTCCACCGATTCCACCGGCGTCCACCGTTTCCACCGGCTTGCGTACGATCTGCGTACCCTTCGGGAAACAGGATCTCTGGCTAGCCCAGGGCGGTTCACGTGGGCTGGGAGAGCACGGGGAGGTCGGTCCACCAGGATTTGGCCGGAGACAACTCCAAGGTCCCCAGAGTAAACTGTCACCTATCTCCACAACCGCTCACAGGTCTCGCGATGGACGCCACTGCCTCAGCTCGTGATGCCCATCTCTCAGCCGCTACTTCTTGGCCGGAGGCGGGTTCGGCGTCGAGACGTTCCACCAGAACTCGAAGGTGTCGAGCAACGAAAGCAGAGTGTCGAGCTGCGCCTTGTTCCCTTCGACCTTCGCGTCGCCCGACTCCAGCTTCTTGGCCAGCGAAGCCTGGCCGAGAATGATGTCGTTCAACGAAGCCCGAGCAATGGTCAGGGTAGCGTCGGGCCGCTTGACCGGCTTGCTGGCGTGCAGTACGGCGTTCTCCAGCACCAGGCCGTACTGCTGCTTGGAATCTGGAAGATCCACGTTGATGGAGATGTTCTTGCCCTCCGACTTCGGTCCGTTCAAGCGGACGGCCAGGTAGTCGAAGACCATCTCGATCGGCATGGACCGGATGATGTCCGGACTCGCGGTTTGCGGCGCGGGAAGCTTCTTTGCGCCTTCCCGCAGTTCCTTAGCGCCGGTGAGATAGAAATTGCGCCAGGGTCCGCTCTCGGCCTGGTAGCCCATCTGCTCCAGCGCGTCCGCCAGCAGGTTCTTCGCTTCCTGATTGGAGGGATCGGCGCAGACGACCTGATCGAGCACCTGCGCCACCCAGCGGTAGTTGCCGGCCTCGTAGTCCTCGCGCGCCTTCTGGATCACCGCGCCAGCCCCGCCCATGTACTCGACGTACTTCTTCCCCGCATCAATCGGGGGCAGGGGATCGAGGCGGGCGGGATTGCCGTCCCAGTACCCCAGGTAGTAGGTCCACACGGCCTTCACGTTGTGGCTGACGCTACCGTAGGTGCCACGGTTGGCCCAGTACTGCCGAAGTTCCCTGGGTAGATCGATCATCTCGGCTGCCTCGACCATGTTGTAGCCGTGGTTCGCCATACGGAGCGTCTGGTCGTTCAGGTACTTGTACATGTCACGCTGCTTCTTCAAGTGGTCGACGATCCGCGCATTACCCCAGGTCGGCCAGTGGTGTGGACCGTACAGCACTTCCGCCTTGTCACCCCAACGCTCGATCGTCTGGTCGAGATAGCTCGCCCATGCTCGGGCGTCGCGCACCTTGGCGCCGCGCAGCGTGTACAGATTGTGCAGGGTGTGGTTGGCGTTCTCGGCCGCCGTGAGCGCTTTCAGTTCCGGAATGTAGAAATGCATTTCGGCCGGCGCC from Terriglobia bacterium includes:
- a CDS encoding DUF86 domain-containing protein, whose translation is MRPERLYLLDIVEAAENIVVHLAGRDREAFVGKVTIRAAVLHELTVIGEAAARLPEDFRSRHPGVPWAKIVAFRNFVVHEYFGLDWPIVWHTAADLVPELRRRVAAILDAEFPDSA
- a CDS encoding nucleotidyltransferase family protein, with protein sequence MSPAERLKVSEEALAAICARHHVRELAVFGSAARGDAGPESDVDLLVLFEDGVPVTLFTLIDLQAELTELFKRPVDLVPKDGLKPVLRREVLGEAQVLYAA
- a CDS encoding MBL fold metallo-hydrolase: MNGNDANATTTHRALVRMALLAACTIALACALDAAPPIPASEVASPKPASEATAAANAAVLKELPFQDELDFQDAMRGFIAPLLNNGAITSDDGRAVWDLSRFQFAKNQPAPATVNPSLWRQVQLLAIGGLFEVTPGIYQVRGADLSNITFIEGKTGIIVMDPCISVETAEAGLDLYRKHRGDRPVVAVVYTHSHIDHFGGVRGVVDERDVRAGKVRIVAPEHFVEEAVSENVLAGNHMRRRASYMFGKLLPPGPVGTVGAGLGLTTPNGMSTLIEPTVVITKTGETLTIDGLTFEFLLAPGSEAPAEMHFYIPELKALTAAENANHTLHNLYTLRGAKVRDARAWASYLDQTIERWGDKAEVLYGPHHWPTWGNARIVDHLKKQRDMYKYLNDQTLRMANHGYNMVEAAEMIDLPRELRQYWANRGTYGSVSHNVKAVWTYYLGYWDGNPARLDPLPPIDAGKKYVEYMGGAGAVIQKAREDYEAGNYRWVAQVLDQVVCADPSNQEAKNLLADALEQMGYQAESGPWRNFYLTGAKELREGAKKLPAPQTASPDIIRSMPIEMVFDYLAVRLNGPKSEGKNISINVDLPDSKQQYGLVLENAVLHASKPVKRPDATLTIARASLNDIILGQASLAKKLESGDAKVEGNKAQLDTLLSLLDTFEFWWNVSTPNPPPAKK